One window of the Klebsiella oxytoca genome contains the following:
- the azuC gene encoding stress response protein AzuC produces the protein MKLRKILKSMFENYCKTFKDVPPGAMF, from the coding sequence ATGAAACTGCGCAAAATCCTGAAAAGCATGTTCGAAAACTACTGCAAAACCTTTAAAGATGTACCGCCCGGTGCGATGTTCTGA
- the tyrP gene encoding tyrosine transporter TyrP, translated as MKNRTLGSILIVAGTTIGAGMLAMPLASAGVGFGVTLGLLITLWALMCYTALLLLEVYQHVPADMGLGSLAARYLGRYGQWATGFCMLFLMYALTAAYISGAGELLASSLNQWLDWNLPPGAGVLIFTAIGGTVVCIGTSLVDLFNRFLFSAKIIFLAIMLVLLLPHIHRINLLTLPLQQGLALSAIPVIFTSFGFHGSIPSIVSYLGGDIRKLRRVFVIGSFIPLVAYIFWQLATLGSIDSPAFTALLAKNAGLNGLLEAIREVVASSHVELAVHLFADLALATSFLGVALGLFDYLADLFQRQNSVRGRIQSGLITFLPPLAFALFYPRGFVMALGYAGVALAVLALMLPSLLVMKSRQQHPDAAWRVAGGTAALWLVLLCGIAIVTIQFAIVAGLLPAVG; from the coding sequence GTGAAGAACCGCACTCTGGGTAGTATTTTAATCGTCGCCGGCACCACAATCGGCGCAGGCATGCTGGCGATGCCGCTGGCATCGGCGGGCGTCGGTTTCGGCGTCACGTTAGGTTTACTGATAACGCTGTGGGCCTTGATGTGTTACACCGCCTTACTGCTACTGGAAGTCTATCAGCACGTACCGGCTGATATGGGATTGGGTTCGCTGGCGGCACGCTATCTGGGGCGTTACGGGCAGTGGGCTACCGGGTTTTGCATGCTGTTCCTGATGTACGCTCTTACGGCCGCTTATATTAGCGGCGCCGGCGAGCTTCTGGCCTCAAGTCTCAATCAATGGCTGGACTGGAACCTGCCTCCCGGAGCTGGGGTCCTGATTTTTACCGCAATCGGCGGGACCGTCGTGTGCATCGGAACGTCGCTGGTTGACCTTTTTAACCGCTTTTTATTCAGCGCAAAAATTATTTTTCTCGCCATTATGCTGGTGCTTCTCCTGCCGCATATCCATCGGATAAACCTGCTGACTCTGCCGCTACAGCAAGGCCTGGCGCTGTCGGCGATTCCGGTAATTTTCACGTCGTTTGGTTTCCACGGCAGCATACCCAGTATTGTTAGCTACCTTGGTGGTGATATTCGTAAACTGCGCCGGGTATTTGTTATCGGAAGCTTTATTCCTCTGGTCGCCTATATTTTCTGGCAGCTGGCGACCCTTGGCAGTATTGACTCCCCCGCTTTTACCGCACTGCTGGCAAAAAATGCCGGGCTTAATGGACTGCTGGAAGCTATTCGTGAAGTCGTTGCTTCATCGCACGTTGAGCTGGCGGTACATCTGTTTGCCGATCTGGCGCTGGCGACGTCGTTCCTCGGCGTAGCGCTTGGACTATTTGACTATCTGGCCGATCTGTTTCAACGTCAGAACAGCGTCAGAGGGCGGATACAAAGCGGTCTGATTACCTTTTTACCTCCTCTGGCCTTCGCGCTATTCTATCCACGTGGTTTCGTCATGGCTTTAGGCTACGCGGGCGTCGCGCTGGCGGTGCTCGCGCTTATGCTGCCTTCGCTTTTAGTCATGAAGAGCCGCCAACAGCATCCTGATGCCGCCTGGCGGGTTGCGGGCGGCACAGCGGCGCTGTGGCTCGTTCTGCTGTGCGGCATTGCTATCGTAACGATCCAATTTGCGATTGTCGCCGGTTTGCTTCCTGCAGTGGGATAA
- a CDS encoding arabinose ABC transporter substrate-binding protein has translation MHKFTKALAAVGLAAVMSQSAMAETLKLGFLVKQPEEPWFQTEWKFADKAGKDLGFDVIKIAVPDGEKTLNAIDSLAASGAKGFVICTPDPKLGSAIVAKARGYDMKVITVDDQFVNAKGKPMDSVPLVMMAASEIGARQGQELYKEMQKRGWDVKDTAVMAITSDELDTARRRTTGSMDALKAAGFPAQQIYRVPTKSNDIPGAFDAGNSMLVQHPEVKHWLIVGMNDNTVLGGVRATEGQGFKAPDVIGIGINGVDAVNELSKAQATGFYGSLLPSPDIHGYKTSEMLYNWVTKDVEPPKFTAVTDVVLITRDNFKEELAKKGL, from the coding sequence ATGCACAAATTTACTAAAGCGCTGGCGGCGGTGGGTCTCGCTGCCGTTATGTCACAATCAGCTATGGCCGAGACGCTTAAGCTGGGTTTTCTGGTTAAGCAGCCTGAAGAGCCATGGTTTCAAACCGAGTGGAAATTTGCCGATAAGGCCGGTAAAGATTTAGGTTTCGATGTCATCAAAATTGCTGTTCCCGACGGCGAGAAAACCCTCAACGCCATTGATAGCCTGGCGGCCAGCGGAGCCAAAGGCTTCGTCATTTGTACCCCGGATCCTAAACTCGGCTCTGCCATTGTCGCCAAAGCGCGCGGTTATGATATGAAAGTTATTACCGTCGATGACCAGTTCGTCAATGCCAAGGGCAAACCGATGGATAGCGTGCCGTTGGTGATGATGGCAGCCAGTGAAATCGGCGCGCGCCAGGGACAAGAGCTGTATAAAGAGATGCAGAAGCGCGGCTGGGACGTAAAAGATACCGCAGTTATGGCGATCACTTCCGATGAACTCGATACCGCCCGTCGCCGCACTACCGGTTCAATGGACGCTCTGAAAGCCGCGGGTTTCCCGGCGCAACAAATCTATCGTGTACCCACTAAATCAAACGATATTCCCGGCGCTTTTGATGCCGGTAACTCCATGCTGGTTCAGCATCCGGAGGTTAAGCACTGGTTGATCGTCGGTATGAATGACAACACCGTTCTGGGCGGCGTACGCGCGACCGAAGGCCAGGGTTTTAAAGCGCCAGATGTTATCGGCATTGGGATTAACGGTGTTGATGCGGTGAACGAGCTTTCCAAAGCGCAGGCTACCGGATTCTATGGCTCGTTGCTGCCAAGCCCGGATATTCACGGTTATAAAACCAGCGAGATGCTTTACAACTGGGTGACGAAAGACGTTGAGCCGCCGAAATTCACTGCGGTAACCGACGTGGTGCTGATAACCCGCGACAACTTTAAAGAAGAGCTGGCGAAAAAAGGGCTGTAA
- a CDS encoding YecH family metal-binding protein, with amino-acid sequence MPSIHGHEVLQMMLASGEQYTVATLEAAIIALFGEEARFHTCSAENLSAAELVAFLQKKGKFIAANKGFNTHESKICRH; translated from the coding sequence ATGCCATCTATTCATGGTCACGAGGTTCTACAGATGATGCTTGCATCAGGCGAGCAGTACACCGTTGCTACGCTGGAAGCGGCAATTATCGCTCTTTTCGGCGAAGAGGCCAGATTCCATACCTGCTCGGCGGAAAATCTGAGCGCAGCAGAACTGGTGGCTTTTTTGCAGAAGAAAGGGAAGTTTATTGCCGCTAATAAAGGATTCAATACGCACGAAAGTAAAATATGCCGTCATTGA
- the araH gene encoding L-arabinose ABC transporter permease AraH, producing MSSVTTSGTTRSAFSFSRIWDQFGMLVVFAVLFIGCVIFVPNFASFINMKGLGLAISMSGMVACGMLFCLASGDFDLSVASVIACAGVTTAVVINLTESMWIGIAAGLLLGALSGLVNGFVIARLKINALITTLATMQIVRGLAYIISDGKAVGIEDERFFTLGYANWFGLPAPIWLTVACLIVFGLLLNKTTFGRNTLAIGGNEEAARLAGVPVVRTKIIIFVLSGLVSAAAGIILASRMTSGQPMTSIGYELIVISACVLGGVSLKGGIGKISYVVAGILILGTVENAMNLLNISPFSQYVVRGVILLAAVIFDRYKQKAKRTV from the coding sequence ATGTCATCAGTTACCACTTCAGGTACTACCCGGTCGGCTTTTAGCTTCTCTCGCATCTGGGATCAGTTCGGCATGCTGGTTGTTTTCGCCGTGCTGTTTATTGGCTGCGTGATTTTTGTGCCCAATTTTGCCTCATTTATAAATATGAAAGGCCTGGGGCTGGCCATTTCTATGTCCGGAATGGTGGCCTGCGGAATGCTGTTTTGCCTGGCATCCGGCGATTTTGATTTATCGGTCGCCTCGGTTATTGCCTGCGCTGGGGTGACCACGGCGGTAGTGATTAACCTGACTGAAAGCATGTGGATTGGTATCGCAGCCGGCCTGCTGCTCGGCGCATTAAGCGGGCTGGTCAACGGTTTCGTGATTGCCCGTTTGAAGATTAACGCTCTGATTACCACTCTTGCCACCATGCAGATTGTTCGCGGTCTGGCCTATATCATCTCCGATGGTAAAGCGGTGGGGATTGAAGACGAGCGCTTCTTTACCCTTGGCTATGCCAACTGGTTTGGTCTGCCTGCGCCTATCTGGTTGACCGTTGCCTGCTTGATCGTTTTTGGCCTGCTGCTGAATAAAACCACTTTTGGCCGCAATACTCTGGCGATTGGCGGTAATGAGGAGGCCGCGCGTCTGGCGGGCGTTCCCGTAGTGCGAACCAAGATTATTATTTTCGTTCTTTCAGGCCTCGTGTCAGCGGCAGCGGGCATTATTCTCGCTTCGCGCATGACCAGCGGCCAGCCGATGACCTCAATTGGCTATGAGCTGATTGTCATATCGGCCTGCGTGCTGGGAGGCGTATCGCTGAAGGGCGGGATCGGTAAGATCTCCTACGTAGTGGCCGGGATACTTATCCTCGGGACGGTAGAGAATGCAATGAACCTGCTGAACATCTCTCCGTTCTCACAGTATGTCGTTCGCGGGGTGATTTTACTGGCGGCGGTTATTTTTGACCGCTACAAACAGAAAGCGAAACGTACAGTTTAA
- the ftnA gene encoding non-heme ferritin, with product MLKTEMIDKLNAQMNLELYSSLLYQQMSAWCSYHSFEGAAAFLRRHAQEEMTHMQRLFDYLTDTGSLPNITAIASPVAEYTSLDELFRATYEHEQLITQKINELAHAAMTSQDYPTFNFLQWYVAEQHEEEKLFKSVIDKLTLAGKSGEGLYFIDKDLATLDTQN from the coding sequence ATGCTAAAAACTGAAATGATCGACAAGCTTAATGCGCAAATGAATCTTGAGCTTTATTCTTCTCTGCTTTATCAGCAAATGAGCGCCTGGTGCAGCTATCACAGTTTTGAAGGCGCAGCCGCGTTTCTGCGTCGCCACGCGCAGGAAGAGATGACCCATATGCAGCGCCTGTTTGACTATCTGACGGATACCGGCAGCCTGCCCAATATCACCGCCATTGCGTCCCCGGTTGCCGAATATACCTCTCTGGATGAGCTGTTTCGCGCGACCTACGAACATGAACAATTAATTACGCAGAAAATTAACGAACTGGCCCACGCGGCAATGACCAGCCAGGATTATCCGACATTTAATTTCCTGCAATGGTACGTCGCTGAACAGCACGAAGAAGAGAAACTGTTTAAATCCGTTATTGATAAACTGACCCTCGCAGGTAAGAGCGGCGAAGGTCTGTACTTTATTGATAAGGATCTGGCTACGCTCGATACGCAAAATTAA
- the araG gene encoding L-arabinose ABC transporter ATP-binding protein AraG gives MQQSTPYLSFHGITMTFPGVKALSDISFGCYAGQVHALMGENGAGKSTLLKILSGNYIPTAGNLRICGQQKAFNHTTDALNAGVAIIYQELHLIPEMTVAENIYLGQLPHKGGIVNRSLLNYEAGLQLKHLGLDIDPETPLKYLSIGQWQMVEIAKALARNAKIIAFDEPTSSLSAREIENLFRVIRELRQEGRVIIYVSHRMEEIFALSDAITVFKDGRYVCTFDNMQEVNHDALVQAMVGRELGDIYGWQPREYGKERLRLEQVKAPGVRQPVSLSVRSGEIVGLFGLVGAGRSELMKGLFGGSKITGGQVYIDGEAIDIRKPAQAIQAGMMLCPEDRKAEGIIPVHSVRDNINISARRKHILAGCFINNVWEAENADQHIKSLNIKTPGAEQLIMNLSGGNQQKAILGRWLSEEMKVILLDEPTRGIDVGAKHEIYNVIYALAASGVAVVFASSDLPEVLGVADRIVVMREGEIAGELLHEHANEQQALSLAMPKVSQAVA, from the coding sequence ATGCAACAGTCTACCCCTTATCTCTCATTTCACGGTATCACCATGACATTCCCGGGCGTTAAAGCGCTGTCCGACATTAGCTTTGGCTGCTATGCCGGGCAAGTTCACGCTCTGATGGGAGAAAACGGCGCCGGGAAATCCACATTGCTGAAGATTCTCAGCGGTAACTACATACCCACTGCCGGCAATCTGCGAATCTGCGGCCAGCAGAAGGCGTTTAATCACACCACCGACGCGCTGAACGCCGGGGTGGCGATTATCTATCAGGAGCTGCATCTAATCCCGGAAATGACCGTAGCGGAAAATATCTACCTCGGACAACTACCGCATAAAGGTGGGATCGTTAACCGCTCGCTACTGAATTATGAAGCCGGCCTGCAGCTGAAACATCTGGGGCTGGATATCGACCCTGAAACGCCGTTGAAATATCTGTCAATTGGTCAATGGCAGATGGTGGAGATTGCGAAAGCGCTGGCGCGTAACGCCAAAATTATCGCTTTTGACGAACCCACCAGCTCTTTGTCGGCCAGGGAAATCGAAAATCTGTTTCGGGTTATTCGCGAACTGCGCCAGGAAGGGCGGGTAATTATTTACGTATCCCACCGAATGGAAGAGATCTTTGCGTTAAGCGACGCCATTACGGTATTCAAAGATGGCCGCTACGTATGCACCTTCGACAATATGCAGGAGGTGAACCACGACGCCCTGGTACAAGCGATGGTCGGACGTGAACTGGGTGATATCTACGGCTGGCAGCCGCGAGAATACGGTAAAGAGCGTTTGCGCCTTGAGCAGGTGAAAGCGCCCGGCGTGCGGCAGCCTGTCAGCCTCTCGGTACGCAGCGGCGAGATCGTCGGCCTGTTTGGTCTGGTGGGGGCCGGGCGCAGCGAACTCATGAAAGGCTTGTTTGGCGGCAGCAAAATAACGGGCGGTCAGGTGTATATCGACGGCGAGGCAATTGATATCCGCAAGCCGGCGCAGGCGATTCAGGCCGGGATGATGCTTTGCCCGGAAGATCGCAAAGCGGAGGGCATCATTCCGGTTCACTCGGTACGCGACAACATCAATATCAGCGCTCGTCGCAAGCATATTCTGGCGGGCTGCTTTATCAACAACGTCTGGGAAGCGGAGAACGCCGACCAGCATATTAAGTCGCTGAACATCAAAACGCCCGGGGCAGAACAGCTGATTATGAATCTCTCCGGCGGCAATCAGCAGAAGGCGATCCTCGGCCGCTGGCTGTCGGAAGAGATGAAAGTCATCCTGCTGGACGAGCCAACCCGCGGCATTGATGTGGGCGCGAAACATGAAATCTACAACGTTATCTATGCATTAGCGGCATCTGGCGTCGCGGTGGTCTTTGCTTCCAGCGATCTACCTGAAGTTCTCGGCGTTGCCGATCGCATCGTGGTGATGCGCGAGGGTGAGATTGCCGGAGAATTGCTGCATGAACATGCGAATGAACAGCAGGCTTTGAGCCTTGCCATGCCAAAAGTGAGCCAGGCGGTCGCCTGA
- a CDS encoding RpiB/LacA/LacB family sugar-phosphate isomerase, whose translation MKIALMMENSQANKNAIILNELNAVAGEKGFPVYNVGMSDENDHHLTYIHLGIMASILLNAKAVDFVVTGCGTGQGAMMSLNIHPGVVCGYCIDPADAFLFAQINNGNALSLPFAKGFGWGAELNVRFIFEKAFTGRKGEGYPPERKEPQVRNAGILNTVKAAVVKENYLDTLRAIDPELVKTAVSGPRFQQCFFENCQDKEIEAFVRQIVG comes from the coding sequence ATGAAAATCGCACTGATGATGGAAAACAGCCAGGCGAACAAAAACGCCATCATCCTCAATGAGTTAAACGCTGTTGCCGGCGAGAAAGGTTTCCCGGTTTATAACGTTGGGATGAGCGATGAAAACGACCATCACCTGACTTATATTCATCTTGGCATCATGGCCAGCATTTTGCTCAACGCTAAAGCGGTAGATTTTGTGGTGACCGGCTGCGGTACCGGCCAGGGCGCGATGATGTCGCTGAATATTCATCCTGGTGTGGTTTGCGGCTACTGCATCGACCCTGCAGACGCGTTCCTGTTTGCGCAGATTAATAATGGTAACGCGCTTTCACTGCCGTTTGCCAAAGGATTTGGCTGGGGCGCAGAGCTGAACGTGCGCTTTATTTTTGAAAAAGCCTTCACCGGCCGCAAAGGCGAGGGTTATCCGCCGGAACGTAAAGAGCCTCAGGTACGCAATGCCGGGATCCTGAATACGGTCAAAGCTGCCGTTGTTAAGGAAAACTATCTGGATACGCTGCGCGCAATCGACCCTGAACTGGTGAAAACCGCCGTTTCTGGCCCTCGTTTCCAGCAGTGCTTCTTTGAGAACTGCCAGGACAAAGAGATCGAAGCGTTCGTTCGTCAGATTGTCGGTTAA
- a CDS encoding MFS transporter: MLRHQLAYGGGNLLGSGALAISGAWLLYFYTTFCGLTLIEASFIFSVASIIDAISNPLMGYLTDNFGKTRLGKRFGRRRFFLLIGIPLMMFYPLLWVEGLSFWYYLCTYVIFEIIYTSIMVPYETLATEMTDDFSLRSKLTGYKAIFGKLANFLAAFIPGQFILLYGKDSATPFFLTGLTYGVILIIAISCLWYCSWERPREAEISPGKKMGLLNTLLMLAKDMRSTFYLRVFRKHLGMYLCGFGAEWLFASIFTYFVIFVLQHDPAMVAGLNSLNSILQLISTALFIGLCVKKGFSKPYILALGVVIFAVLLYTSLWFFHLPAHLATILMFGITVLFGLGTGGVYYIPWTVYTFLADVDEIYTGRRREGVYAGAMTFSGKILRSIIVFSMGAILSFYGFQSKAHTQPESAVTAIAAVFCVGIILLALAAIVFSKQMKLDRKTHLVVLQEVARIKAGGKIADIAPDVRLIVEDLVGHRYEECWGNSRLFKNTQETAVQTAVSH; this comes from the coding sequence TTGTTACGCCATCAGTTAGCCTACGGCGGCGGAAATTTGTTGGGAAGCGGAGCGTTGGCAATCAGCGGCGCATGGCTGCTCTATTTTTATACAACCTTCTGCGGGCTGACGCTGATCGAAGCCTCCTTTATTTTCTCCGTCGCCAGCATTATTGACGCTATTAGTAACCCGCTAATGGGCTATCTCACCGATAATTTTGGCAAAACGCGGCTGGGTAAACGCTTTGGCAGACGCCGCTTCTTTTTATTAATTGGCATCCCGCTAATGATGTTTTACCCGCTGCTCTGGGTTGAAGGCCTGAGCTTCTGGTACTACCTCTGCACCTACGTCATTTTTGAAATCATTTATACCTCGATCATGGTCCCCTATGAAACATTAGCGACCGAAATGACCGATGATTTCTCACTGCGCTCTAAGCTTACCGGCTACAAAGCGATTTTCGGCAAACTGGCTAACTTCCTGGCGGCATTTATTCCGGGACAGTTTATTCTGCTTTATGGCAAAGATTCCGCCACCCCGTTTTTCCTGACCGGACTCACCTATGGCGTCATTCTCATCATCGCTATCTCCTGCCTGTGGTATTGCAGCTGGGAGCGCCCGCGCGAAGCTGAAATCAGCCCGGGGAAGAAAATGGGGTTGCTCAATACCCTTCTCATGCTGGCGAAAGATATGCGCTCTACGTTTTATCTACGCGTATTCCGTAAACACCTTGGCATGTATCTCTGCGGTTTTGGCGCCGAATGGCTGTTCGCCTCTATCTTCACGTACTTTGTCATTTTCGTTCTCCAACACGATCCGGCGATGGTAGCAGGACTCAACAGCCTGAACTCTATCCTGCAGCTAATATCAACGGCTTTGTTTATTGGTCTGTGCGTCAAGAAAGGCTTCAGCAAACCTTATATTCTGGCGCTGGGCGTAGTTATCTTTGCCGTTCTGCTCTATACCTCTCTGTGGTTCTTCCATTTACCGGCACATCTGGCAACGATACTGATGTTTGGCATTACGGTGCTGTTCGGCCTGGGTACCGGCGGCGTGTATTACATTCCGTGGACCGTCTACACCTTTTTAGCTGATGTTGATGAAATCTATACCGGCCGCCGCCGCGAAGGTGTCTATGCGGGAGCGATGACCTTCTCCGGTAAGATTTTGCGCTCGATTATCGTCTTTTCAATGGGGGCTATCCTTAGCTTCTATGGATTTCAGTCAAAGGCGCATACCCAGCCAGAGAGCGCGGTTACCGCTATTGCGGCGGTATTCTGTGTTGGCATTATCCTGCTGGCTCTCGCAGCTATTGTGTTCAGTAAGCAAATGAAACTTGATCGCAAAACGCACCTGGTGGTTTTACAGGAAGTGGCTCGTATCAAAGCCGGAGGAAAAATTGCCGATATCGCACCGGACGTGCGCCTTATCGTTGAAGATTTAGTCGGCCATCGTTACGAAGAGTGCTGGGGCAACAGCAGACTGTTCAAAAATACGCAGGAGACCGCAGTTCAAACCGCCGTCTCCCACTAA
- a CDS encoding DJ-1/PfpI family protein, whose amino-acid sequence MKKVAVLLAPGFEEAEAIVVIDILRRVHLDAELLSCAGTRAVVSYHDIPMVADSTLTERSDRLYDAVVLPGGPQGSVNLAASQEVVAFIAAHDAAGKLICPVCSAAARVLGGNGLLKGRRYVCSGDLWQQVSDGEYVDQAVVEDGNLISGKGLGHVFDFAFTVAARVLGDEATVRNHAEHIYCRW is encoded by the coding sequence ATGAAAAAAGTAGCGGTGCTACTGGCGCCGGGTTTTGAAGAGGCGGAGGCGATTGTGGTCATCGATATCCTTCGTCGCGTGCATCTTGATGCAGAACTGTTGTCCTGCGCCGGGACGCGCGCGGTGGTGAGCTATCATGATATTCCGATGGTGGCGGACAGCACGTTAACAGAACGCAGCGACAGGCTATATGATGCCGTGGTTCTCCCCGGTGGCCCGCAGGGGAGCGTGAATCTTGCCGCCAGTCAGGAAGTCGTGGCGTTTATTGCCGCCCACGATGCGGCGGGTAAGCTGATCTGTCCTGTCTGCTCGGCAGCCGCGAGAGTCCTTGGCGGCAATGGTCTGTTAAAAGGGCGCCGTTACGTTTGCTCTGGAGATTTATGGCAACAGGTTTCAGACGGAGAGTACGTTGACCAGGCGGTAGTAGAAGATGGGAATTTGATCAGCGGTAAAGGATTAGGCCACGTCTTTGATTTTGCTTTTACCGTTGCCGCCCGCGTATTAGGGGATGAGGCGACTGTACGTAATCATGCGGAGCATATTTATTGTCGCTGGTGA
- a CDS encoding MFS transporter produces MSTNTSSRDDRSFSAPALLVAGAFFMEFLDGTVIATALPDMAKDFGVTAVDLNIGISAYLITLAVLIPASGWIADRFGARKIFTLALVIFTLASVFCGLSTDIDVFVAMRILQGTGGALMVPVGRLAVLRTTPKHQLIKAIATLTWPALVAPIIGPPLGGFITRYASWHWIFFINVPLGLAAIVLSLRIIPNIREDERRPFDLSGFLATSVAMISLVAAMELLGDRQPLGWQPLTLLVLGFACMLFSLRHFRRAAWPMVRLDALQIPTFRVTMYGGSLFRASISAVPFLLPLLFQVGFGMDPFHSGLLVLAVFVGNLTIKPLTTPLIRWLGFRRLLLINGALNVFSLLACAFLTPHTPVWLIFVILYLGGVFRSIQFTGISTLAFADVPSAQMSYANTLFSTASQLAVGLGITLGAIGIRIGEEFSEWLTLSQLPGISFRLSFIFIALICLVGMIDTLHLTKDAGSSVSNKKK; encoded by the coding sequence ATGAGTACAAATACGTCTTCCAGGGACGACCGCTCTTTTTCAGCACCGGCTTTGCTGGTGGCTGGCGCGTTTTTTATGGAGTTTCTCGACGGCACGGTGATTGCCACTGCTCTTCCCGACATGGCGAAGGACTTCGGCGTGACGGCAGTTGACCTCAACATCGGGATCAGCGCCTACCTTATTACTCTTGCGGTATTGATACCGGCCAGCGGCTGGATTGCGGATCGGTTTGGCGCCCGGAAGATCTTTACTCTGGCGCTGGTGATTTTTACTCTGGCTTCAGTGTTCTGTGGGCTCTCGACCGATATTGATGTGTTTGTCGCGATGCGTATTCTTCAGGGAACAGGCGGTGCGCTGATGGTTCCCGTCGGCCGACTGGCGGTACTACGAACCACTCCAAAGCATCAGCTGATTAAAGCGATTGCCACCCTGACCTGGCCTGCGCTGGTCGCGCCCATTATTGGCCCGCCGCTGGGGGGATTTATTACCCGCTATGCCAGCTGGCACTGGATTTTCTTTATTAATGTGCCGCTCGGGCTTGCCGCTATCGTCCTGTCGCTGCGTATCATCCCAAATATTCGCGAAGATGAGCGCCGGCCTTTCGATCTTTCCGGCTTTCTTGCCACCTCGGTGGCGATGATTAGCCTGGTTGCGGCCATGGAACTTCTCGGCGATCGCCAGCCTCTGGGATGGCAGCCCCTGACTCTGCTGGTCCTGGGCTTCGCCTGTATGCTCTTCTCACTGCGGCACTTCCGCCGAGCGGCATGGCCAATGGTGCGCCTGGATGCCCTGCAGATACCTACCTTCCGGGTCACAATGTACGGAGGCTCTCTGTTTCGCGCCTCAATTAGCGCTGTCCCGTTTCTGCTGCCGCTGCTTTTCCAGGTCGGATTTGGTATGGATCCGTTTCATTCGGGGCTGCTGGTGCTGGCCGTGTTTGTCGGTAACCTGACCATTAAACCACTGACAACGCCGCTGATCCGCTGGTTGGGTTTTCGCCGCCTGCTGTTAATTAACGGTGCATTAAACGTTTTCTCGCTGTTGGCCTGCGCTTTTTTAACCCCGCATACGCCGGTTTGGCTCATCTTTGTGATTCTCTATCTCGGCGGGGTCTTCCGATCGATTCAATTTACCGGTATCAGCACCCTTGCTTTTGCCGATGTGCCTTCCGCACAAATGAGCTATGCCAATACGCTGTTCAGCACCGCATCCCAGCTGGCCGTTGGGCTAGGGATAACGCTTGGAGCGATAGGTATTCGTATTGGCGAAGAGTTCAGCGAATGGCTTACGCTTTCTCAGCTTCCAGGCATCAGCTTCCGCCTGTCGTTTATCTTTATTGCGCTGATTTGCCTGGTCGGCATGATTGATACTCTGCATCTGACAAAAGATGCGGGTAGCAGCGTGTCGAACAAAAAGAAATAG
- a CDS encoding DUF2766 family protein, whose translation MSQRLTEHDELVSDVVACQLVIKQILDVIDIIAPVEVREKMTTQLKAIDFASHPASADPVTLRAVQKAIALIELKFTPQEETH comes from the coding sequence ATGTCCCAACGCCTTACTGAACACGATGAGCTGGTTTCTGACGTTGTTGCCTGCCAGTTAGTTATTAAACAGATCCTCGACGTCATTGATATCATTGCCCCTGTCGAGGTACGCGAAAAAATGACCACTCAGCTAAAAGCTATCGATTTTGCCAGCCACCCTGCATCAGCTGACCCGGTGACGCTACGAGCTGTACAAAAGGCTATCGCGCTGATTGAACTGAAGTTTACGCCGCAGGAAGAAACGCACTAG
- a CDS encoding non-heme ferritin-like protein: protein MVVPGMVQKLNNQMNLEFHTSNLYLHLSEWCTQHRLNGTATFLRNRAQSSITQMMRVFDFMKKSGAWPVVKAEGTFRSECTSLEDLFSKTVEDYQQRSSMLSGLAEEAKAQSDDSTLRFLTQLAKEQHQDGMLLETILDEVRHARKSGTCIQQTDRHLLELVSKQHG, encoded by the coding sequence ATGGTCGTTCCAGGAATGGTCCAAAAACTTAATAATCAAATGAATCTTGAGTTCCATACTTCAAATTTGTATCTGCATTTAAGCGAATGGTGCACTCAGCATCGTCTGAACGGTACAGCGACTTTTCTCCGTAACCGGGCGCAGTCCAGCATCACGCAGATGATGCGGGTATTTGATTTCATGAAAAAATCCGGAGCCTGGCCTGTCGTTAAGGCGGAAGGAACCTTCCGCTCCGAATGTACTTCTCTTGAAGACCTTTTTAGCAAAACAGTCGAAGATTATCAGCAACGCAGCAGCATGCTTTCTGGCCTCGCTGAAGAGGCGAAGGCGCAAAGCGATGACTCAACTCTCCGCTTTCTGACGCAGCTCGCTAAAGAGCAGCATCAGGATGGTATGCTGCTGGAAACAATTCTCGACGAAGTTCGTCATGCCAGGAAAAGCGGGACATGCATACAACAAACCGATCGTCACCTGCTTGAGCTGGTCAGCAAGCAGCACGGCTAA